A genomic stretch from Desulfotignum balticum DSM 7044 includes:
- a CDS encoding amidohydrolase family protein, with protein sequence MPDTRIHYIRAKDEPAVFKAKWVIKDPWTILENAGIAVAAGRITSVLDTVPSGPSVTDCGPGILMPPLVNAHMHLELSALAHRLPLGKGFEPWVKALLTARDSLGPSALIRAARHAVQALPGQGTGLVGEVSTLGLTRSLLTDPGLAGVWFQEYLGTGYPAPDLAADFPLSASAAGHAPHTTSPDLLRYLKNRIQKAGLVFSIHVAESDAEMRFIEGNNRSWHDFLIQRGIDPKDWPVGNKTPVKYLKDLGILGPHTLAVHLLQVTDTDLDLLADTKTCICLCPRSNQNLHNRIPDIPALLKRHLKPALGTDSLASCESLSLFDEMAFVRHLCPKVSPADIFAMATKNGASALGLADRFGTLSPGKQSEFIYLDTGVSSRDQVLEKVICYGTR encoded by the coding sequence GTGCCTGACACCCGTATCCACTATATCCGGGCCAAGGATGAACCGGCGGTTTTCAAAGCCAAATGGGTGATCAAAGATCCCTGGACCATTCTGGAAAATGCCGGCATTGCCGTGGCAGCGGGCCGAATCACCTCCGTGCTGGACACCGTTCCGTCAGGGCCATCCGTGACGGACTGCGGCCCCGGGATTCTGATGCCGCCCCTGGTCAATGCCCATATGCACCTGGAACTGTCGGCCCTGGCCCACCGCCTGCCCCTGGGAAAGGGATTTGAACCCTGGGTGAAAGCCCTGCTCACAGCACGGGACTCCCTGGGCCCTTCAGCCCTGATCCGGGCGGCCCGCCATGCGGTTCAGGCATTGCCGGGGCAGGGCACCGGCCTGGTGGGAGAGGTCTCCACCTTAGGTCTCACCCGGTCTCTGCTCACCGACCCGGGCCTGGCCGGTGTGTGGTTCCAGGAATATCTGGGAACCGGATATCCAGCGCCGGATCTGGCGGCAGATTTTCCATTGTCTGCTTCCGCAGCCGGGCACGCCCCCCACACCACGTCCCCGGATCTGCTGAGATATCTGAAAAACCGCATCCAAAAAGCAGGCCTTGTTTTTTCCATCCATGTGGCGGAATCCGATGCTGAGATGCGGTTTATTGAAGGGAATAACCGATCCTGGCATGATTTTCTGATTCAAAGAGGCATTGATCCAAAAGACTGGCCAGTGGGCAACAAAACCCCGGTAAAATATCTCAAGGATCTGGGTATCCTGGGACCCCATACCCTGGCCGTTCATCTGCTCCAGGTCACGGACACGGATCTGGATCTGCTGGCAGATACCAAAACCTGTATCTGCCTGTGCCCGAGAAGCAATCAAAACCTGCACAACCGGATTCCCGATATTCCGGCCCTGTTGAAACGACATTTGAAACCCGCACTGGGCACGGACAGCCTGGCATCCTGCGAATCTTTGTCTCTGTTTGATGAAATGGCGTTTGTGCGGCATCTTTGTCCGAAGGTGTCACCGGCGGATATTTTTGCCATGGCCACGAAAAACGGGGCCAGTGCCCTGGGACTGGCAGATCGGTTCGGTACGCTTTCTCCGGGAAAACAATCTGAATTCATTTATCTGGATACGGGGGTATCTTCCCGGGACCAGGTGCTGGAAAAGGTAATCTGTTATGGAACACGTTAA
- the mqnC gene encoding cyclic dehypoxanthinyl futalosine synthase: MNELSEIIKKIQDHQRIDTHEAGILFKQADLLTLGQLANAKRCHLHPDPVVTYVIDRNINYTNICVSGCRFCAFFRSPGASGGYVISRKDLADKIQETLDLGGTQILLQGGMNPDLDLNFYTDMLGFIKQEFGIHIHGFSPPEIHFMADKFNMSVADTIQCLKQAGLDSIPGGGAEILCDEIRTKVSPNKCNANEWLEVMRQAHGAGMRSSATMMFGHLDTMDHVIEHLDRIRQLQDDTHGFTAFIPWTFQPENTRIPVEKKTGVEYLKVLALSRIFLDNVDNIQASWVTQGDKIAQTALFFGANDMGSTMIEENVVAAAGVSFMMPLESLQRLIATAGFTPRQRDCFYNPV; this comes from the coding sequence ATGAATGAATTATCTGAAATCATAAAAAAAATACAGGATCATCAGCGAATCGACACACACGAAGCCGGCATCCTGTTCAAACAGGCGGACCTGTTGACCTTAGGCCAGCTTGCCAATGCAAAACGGTGTCATTTACATCCTGATCCCGTGGTGACATATGTCATCGACCGAAATATCAATTATACCAATATCTGTGTGTCCGGGTGCCGGTTCTGTGCATTTTTCCGATCTCCCGGCGCAAGCGGGGGGTATGTGATCTCCCGGAAGGATCTGGCCGATAAAATTCAGGAAACTCTGGATCTGGGCGGCACGCAGATCCTGCTCCAGGGCGGCATGAACCCGGATCTGGACTTAAATTTTTATACTGACATGCTTGGGTTCATCAAACAGGAATTCGGGATTCACATCCATGGATTTTCTCCGCCTGAAATTCATTTCATGGCCGACAAATTCAATATGTCCGTGGCAGACACGATCCAATGCCTGAAACAGGCGGGGCTGGATTCCATCCCCGGGGGCGGGGCTGAAATTCTGTGCGACGAGATCCGGACAAAGGTGTCCCCCAACAAATGCAATGCCAATGAATGGCTGGAAGTGATGCGCCAGGCCCATGGGGCCGGCATGCGGTCATCCGCCACCATGATGTTCGGTCATCTGGATACCATGGATCATGTGATCGAGCACCTGGACCGGATCCGGCAGCTCCAGGATGACACCCACGGGTTTACCGCGTTCATTCCCTGGACGTTTCAGCCGGAGAACACCCGGATTCCGGTGGAGAAAAAAACCGGGGTGGAATACCTCAAGGTGCTGGCGTTGAGCCGGATTTTTCTGGACAATGTGGACAATATTCAGGCCTCCTGGGTGACCCAGGGAGATAAAATCGCCCAGACCGCCCTGTTTTTCGGGGCCAACGACATGGGCTCCACCATGATCGAGGAAAACGTGGTGGCCGCAGCCGGGGTATCTTTCATGATGCCGCTTGAATCATTGCAGCGGCTCATTGCCACGGCCGGGTTCACCCCGCGCCAGCGGGACTGTTTCTACAACCCGGTATGA
- the mqnE gene encoding aminofutalosine synthase MqnE: MDPIFMDERLKQIYAKVRQGTRLSKEDGICIYQTRDLLGAGKIAHAARCARHGNTAFYVYNQHLNYTNICKNRCRFCAYAKDRQESGAYAWSIEEISRRLMDRIDEPVDELHIVGGLNEALGFDYYIDLLKTVKQIRPQAAIKAFTCVEIDYLSRLSGLGVDETIAQLKEAGLDMMPGGGAEILNTRIHDTLFPKKIDHTRWIEIVKAVHKAGITTNATMLYGHIETIEERVDHLITLREIQDETHGFSAFVPLAFHSKNTRMPELPPTTAVDDLKSVAAARLMLDNFDHIKAYWVMIGEPLSQVALSFGADDLDGTIIEERITHTAGASSAKGLTREQMENMIRKAGFEPVQRDSFYNPKTGTGS, from the coding sequence ATGGACCCGATATTTATGGATGAACGGCTCAAGCAGATTTATGCCAAGGTCAGACAGGGAACCCGTCTTTCAAAGGAAGACGGGATTTGTATTTACCAGACACGGGATCTGCTGGGCGCAGGAAAGATCGCCCATGCGGCCCGATGCGCCCGGCACGGCAACACGGCTTTTTATGTATACAATCAGCATCTGAACTACACCAATATTTGCAAGAACCGGTGCCGATTCTGTGCATATGCCAAAGACCGGCAGGAATCCGGGGCCTATGCCTGGTCCATAGAGGAGATCTCCCGACGGCTGATGGACCGGATCGACGAACCCGTGGATGAACTGCATATCGTGGGTGGGCTCAATGAGGCGCTGGGGTTTGATTATTACATCGATCTGCTGAAAACCGTGAAACAGATCCGGCCCCAAGCCGCCATCAAGGCGTTCACCTGTGTGGAGATCGATTATCTGTCCCGGTTGTCCGGCCTGGGCGTGGATGAAACCATTGCACAGCTCAAAGAGGCCGGTCTGGATATGATGCCCGGGGGCGGGGCTGAGATACTCAATACCCGGATTCATGATACCCTGTTTCCTAAAAAAATCGATCACACCCGGTGGATTGAGATCGTCAAAGCCGTTCACAAGGCCGGCATCACCACCAATGCCACCATGCTCTACGGCCATATCGAAACCATTGAAGAACGGGTGGACCATCTGATCACCCTGCGGGAGATCCAGGATGAGACCCATGGATTTTCCGCATTTGTGCCTCTGGCATTTCATTCAAAAAATACCCGAATGCCTGAACTGCCGCCCACCACGGCGGTGGATGATCTTAAGTCCGTGGCAGCGGCCCGGCTGATGCTGGACAATTTCGATCATATCAAAGCCTACTGGGTGATGATCGGAGAACCGCTGTCCCAGGTGGCCTTGAGCTTCGGAGCCGATGACCTGGACGGCACCATTATTGAAGAGCGCATCACCCACACGGCCGGGGCCAGTTCCGCCAAGGGGCTGACCCGGGAACAGATGGAGAACATGATCCGCAAAGCCGGTTTTGAGCCGGTACAGCGGGATTCTTTTTATAATCCCAAAACCGGTACAGGCAGTTGA
- a CDS encoding ParA family protein, with protein sequence MGTILTVSGVTGGIGKTTVAVNLCAALALYEKKVLIIDCDPKASATSWLGKTDATHGRSLASVLKKKTFLADAIVKTRLPWLDLVPADFNLFTAARSLSGKAAGPTLLKQMLHQQVGSLYDYIIMDAPPGFGFLSVLALTAGHGLIVPISLHRTSDTDCQCLLKLIHYIRKIHHTPLRIAGFVVNACENSSDIQAFLEKKRFNRLSDLVFLTRIPEDHTVIRAMDHQVPVVLEDINAPAGKAFLQFATEIDSIFSHQKEYPETRPGPDEGSTAKASPPKMVEIRERSSEKVEQLAANIADMINEINQSEQA encoded by the coding sequence ATGGGTACGATTCTGACAGTTTCAGGTGTGACCGGTGGTATCGGTAAAACAACCGTGGCCGTCAATCTTTGTGCGGCACTGGCATTGTATGAAAAAAAAGTGCTGATCATTGATTGCGATCCCAAGGCAAGTGCCACGTCATGGCTGGGAAAAACCGATGCAACCCATGGCCGCAGTTTAGCATCGGTTTTGAAAAAAAAGACGTTTCTTGCAGATGCCATCGTAAAAACCCGTCTTCCCTGGCTGGATCTGGTTCCGGCTGATTTCAACCTGTTTACTGCGGCCCGGTCCCTGTCCGGAAAAGCGGCCGGTCCCACCCTGTTAAAACAGATGCTGCATCAACAAGTCGGTTCGCTATATGATTATATCATCATGGATGCACCGCCTGGTTTCGGGTTTTTAAGCGTTTTAGCCCTGACGGCGGGACACGGACTCATTGTTCCCATCAGTTTGCACCGAACTTCAGACACGGATTGCCAGTGTCTGCTCAAGCTGATCCATTATATCCGTAAAATTCATCATACCCCATTGCGCATCGCTGGATTTGTTGTCAATGCCTGTGAAAATTCATCAGATATTCAGGCCTTTCTGGAAAAAAAGCGTTTCAACCGGTTGTCGGATCTGGTTTTTCTTACCAGGATTCCGGAAGATCATACCGTGATCCGGGCCATGGATCATCAGGTGCCTGTGGTTTTAGAGGATATCAACGCCCCGGCGGGAAAAGCGTTTTTGCAGTTTGCAACAGAAATCGATTCGATTTTCAGCCATCAGAAAGAATACCCTGAAACCCGGCCGGGGCCGGATGAGGGATCCACGGCAAAGGCATCGCCCCCAAAAATGGTGGAGATCCGGGAACGCAGCAGCGAAAAAGTGGAACAGCTGGCCGCAAACATTGCGGACATGATCAATGAAATCAATCAGAGCGAGCAGGCCTGA
- the xerD gene encoding site-specific tyrosine recombinase XerD has product MALTSETRNRVQAYLDFLVVEKGLSANSLTAYGTDLTRFLDFLESQQMSSLDQVDLTVILAWLIHLTRSGLAPKSRARHLITLRGLFRFLVTEKYLSINPVKEVDIPKSGRSLPEIITIPEVAALLDTIDTTHPRELRNAAMLEVMYGAGLRVSELIFLKIQDVNLDANLVRVTGKGDKERMVPIGTKAADITRQWKDRGRPRMLKTLNSPYLFVARAGKPMTRQGFWKIIKKYAVQAGIFRNVTPHTLRHSFATHLLEGGADLRSVQTLLGHTDISTTQIYTHISRDYLLRMHQRYHPRR; this is encoded by the coding sequence TTGGCCCTCACATCTGAAACCCGGAACCGGGTTCAGGCATACCTTGATTTTCTGGTGGTGGAAAAAGGATTGTCCGCAAACAGCCTTACTGCCTATGGCACGGATTTGACCCGGTTTCTGGATTTTCTGGAATCCCAGCAGATGTCATCTTTGGATCAGGTGGATCTCACCGTGATCCTGGCATGGCTGATTCATTTGACCCGCAGCGGCCTGGCCCCCAAATCCCGGGCCAGACACCTGATCACCCTCAGGGGACTGTTTCGGTTTTTAGTGACTGAAAAATATCTGTCCATCAATCCGGTCAAAGAAGTGGACATCCCCAAATCCGGCCGATCCCTGCCCGAAATCATCACCATCCCCGAGGTGGCCGCACTGCTGGATACCATCGATACCACGCATCCCAGGGAACTGCGCAATGCCGCCATGCTTGAAGTCATGTACGGGGCCGGGCTTCGGGTGTCTGAACTTATTTTCCTCAAAATCCAGGATGTGAATCTGGATGCCAACCTGGTGCGGGTGACGGGCAAAGGAGACAAGGAACGGATGGTGCCCATCGGCACGAAGGCCGCCGACATCACCCGCCAGTGGAAAGACCGGGGCCGGCCCCGGATGCTCAAAACCCTTAACAGTCCCTACCTGTTTGTGGCCCGGGCGGGAAAACCCATGACCCGCCAGGGGTTCTGGAAAATCATCAAAAAATACGCGGTCCAGGCCGGCATTTTCCGCAACGTCACCCCGCATACTTTGCGGCATTCTTTTGCCACCCATCTGCTGGAAGGCGGGGCTGATCTCAGGTCCGTCCAGACCCTGCTGGGGCACACGGATATTTCCACCACCCAGATTTATACCCATATTTCCAGAGATTATCTGCTGCGCATGCATCAAAGATATCATCCCCGGCGGTAA
- a CDS encoding PfaD family polyunsaturated fatty acid/polyketide biosynthesis protein yields MTRPDPVRSALFQISRPIFVTKKNNGPHMSHDLPGPRSGQTEKSQALPFDGFAPAIPLSALGDPAFTARHHLKYPYVAGAMANGIASVEMVQAMAKNGMIGFFGAGGLSLSKIEQAVVTLTSRLKDAPFGFNLIHSPTDSDLETATVQLYLNHGIRRISAAAFMRMTPALVYYRVKGLHKDMDGQVKAPNQVVAKVSRIEVARQFFAPPPRKLVHMLLEKKWITQEEADLSRFIPMAQDLTAEADSGGHTDNRPALALLPTMLALKQQCMDEYHYTDPLCVGLAGGIATPESAAAAFAMGAAYILTGSINQSCVEADISDDVKTLLCQAEQADVAMAPAADMFEIGARVQVLKRGTLFAMRAEKLYQLYRTYARFEDIPEKQRQEIETQLLKTDFERAWQSTRAFFESRHQPAQIQKAQTDPKHKMALVFRSYLGQSSRWAIQGILERKMDYQIWCGPAMGAFNQWAKNSFLAGPEHRKTSDLALNLLFGASVTLRAMMLKTQGVVLPPSATAVYPMKKNDILALAGSLPQSDSMAADPM; encoded by the coding sequence ATGACCCGACCGGACCCTGTCAGATCCGCCCTGTTTCAGATATCCAGGCCCATTTTTGTCACAAAAAAAAACAACGGGCCGCACATGTCCCATGACCTGCCCGGTCCGCGTTCAGGACAGACAGAAAAATCCCAAGCACTTCCTTTTGATGGGTTTGCACCGGCAATCCCTTTGTCTGCGCTGGGAGACCCCGCATTCACGGCCCGGCACCATCTGAAGTATCCCTATGTGGCCGGTGCCATGGCCAACGGGATTGCTTCCGTGGAAATGGTACAGGCCATGGCAAAAAACGGGATGATCGGTTTTTTCGGAGCCGGCGGGCTGTCTTTATCAAAGATTGAACAGGCAGTCGTCACCCTGACGTCCCGATTAAAAGACGCGCCTTTTGGTTTCAACCTGATCCATTCCCCGACGGATTCAGACCTTGAAACCGCCACGGTGCAGCTATACCTGAATCACGGCATCCGGCGGATCAGTGCCGCCGCATTCATGCGCATGACCCCAGCTCTCGTTTACTATCGGGTCAAGGGCCTTCACAAAGACATGGACGGACAGGTGAAAGCCCCGAATCAGGTGGTTGCCAAAGTTTCCCGGATCGAGGTGGCCCGGCAGTTTTTCGCTCCCCCGCCCCGGAAACTGGTACACATGTTACTGGAAAAAAAATGGATCACCCAGGAAGAAGCGGATCTGTCCCGGTTCATTCCCATGGCCCAGGATTTGACCGCAGAAGCCGATTCCGGGGGACATACGGACAACCGCCCGGCCCTGGCCCTTCTTCCCACCATGCTGGCCTTGAAACAACAGTGCATGGATGAATATCATTATACGGATCCTTTGTGTGTGGGACTGGCCGGCGGCATTGCCACGCCGGAATCCGCGGCAGCGGCCTTTGCCATGGGTGCGGCCTATATCCTCACCGGGTCCATCAATCAGTCCTGCGTGGAGGCAGATATCAGTGATGATGTGAAAACGCTTCTGTGCCAGGCGGAACAGGCGGATGTGGCCATGGCTCCGGCAGCCGACATGTTTGAAATCGGTGCCCGGGTCCAGGTGTTGAAACGCGGGACCCTGTTTGCCATGCGGGCTGAAAAACTGTATCAGTTGTACCGGACCTATGCCCGGTTTGAAGATATTCCTGAAAAACAGCGTCAGGAAATTGAGACCCAGTTGCTGAAAACCGATTTTGAGCGCGCATGGCAGTCCACCCGCGCGTTTTTTGAATCCAGACACCAGCCGGCACAGATACAGAAAGCCCAAACGGATCCCAAACACAAAATGGCGTTGGTGTTCCGTTCCTATCTGGGGCAAAGTTCCCGCTGGGCCATCCAGGGAATACTGGAACGCAAAATGGATTACCAGATCTGGTGCGGCCCGGCCATGGGCGCATTCAACCAGTGGGCAAAAAACAGTTTTCTGGCCGGACCGGAACACCGGAAAACTTCTGATCTGGCGTTGAATCTGCTGTTTGGTGCCAGTGTCACCCTTCGGGCCATGATGCTGAAAACCCAGGGTGTGGTCCTGCCCCCTTCGGCCACGGCCGTCTATCCCATGAAAAAAAACGACATTCTGGCTTTGGCCGGATCTTTGCCTCAAAGCGACTCCATGGCAGCGGATCCCATGTAA